Below is a window of Pelobates fuscus isolate aPelFus1 chromosome 13, aPelFus1.pri, whole genome shotgun sequence DNA.
tatacactgacagacagagatacacacaatccatctacctcgatatacactgacagacagagatacacacaatccatctacttcgatatacactgacagacagagatacacacaatccatctacttcgatatacactgacagacagagatacacacaatccatctacttcgatatacactgacagacagagatacacacaatccatctacctcgatatacactgacagacagagatacacacaatccatctacctcgatatacactgacagacagagatacacacaatccatctacctcgatatacactgacagacagagatacacacaatccatctacctcgatatacactgacagacagagatacacacaatccatctacctcgatatacactgacagacagagatacacacaatccatctacctcgatatacactgacagatatagatatgagagatagatatagatagattgaTATATACACGCACACGCCCAGCCGCCTACCTTTTGTTTCCCCTGTCTTTGTCACTCTAGGCACAGGGAGAACGCCTGGGTCTGGTGGGCTGGGTTCAGAACACTGACAGCGGAACAGTTAGGGGGCAGCTTCAAGGCCCAAGCAGCAAAGTACGAGAGATGCAGGAATGGTTACAGAAGAAAGGAAGTCCAAAATCCAAAATCACCAAAGTGCATTTCCAGAATGAA
It encodes the following:
- the ACYP1 gene encoding acylphosphatase-1, translated to MAEGEQLISLDYEVFGKVQGVFFRKYTQAQGERLGLVGWVQNTDSGTVRGQLQGPSSKVREMQEWLQKKGSPKSKITKVHFQNEEKILRVEHSAFTIHK